The following coding sequences are from one Pseudonocardia sp. HH130630-07 window:
- a CDS encoding GatB/YqeY domain-containing protein has product MSTLKEQLRADLTAAMKAKDELVRTTLRSALTAVGNAEVAGESARELSDDEVRAVITKETKRRAESAQAFADGDRPEQAARERAEGEVLARYLPTQLDDAEVDALARAAVAEVAAETGEQPGMRQMGQVMKKANAAADGRAEGGRVAAAVKRALAS; this is encoded by the coding sequence GTGAGCACACTCAAGGAGCAGCTGCGGGCCGACCTGACCGCCGCCATGAAGGCCAAGGACGAGCTGGTCCGCACCACCCTGCGGTCCGCGCTGACCGCGGTGGGCAACGCCGAGGTCGCGGGGGAGAGCGCCCGCGAGCTGAGCGACGACGAGGTCCGCGCCGTCATCACCAAGGAGACGAAGCGGCGGGCCGAGTCCGCCCAGGCGTTCGCCGACGGCGACCGCCCCGAGCAGGCGGCCCGGGAACGCGCCGAGGGCGAGGTGCTGGCGCGCTACCTGCCCACCCAGCTGGACGACGCCGAGGTGGACGCGCTGGCCAGGGCCGCCGTCGCCGAGGTGGCGGCCGAGACCGGCGAGCAGCCCGGGATGCGGCAGATGGGCCAGGTCATGAAGAAGGCGAACGCCGCAGCGGACGGTCGCGCCGAGGGCGGCCGGGTCGCCGCAGCGGTGAAGCGGGCCCTGGCCTCCTGA
- a CDS encoding Asp23/Gls24 family envelope stress response protein, with the protein MTSGRWNGDDGSDVLACGRAVDDLVDRVADGRAHLRDAHQRECVHCQAALAEYARLWAPVQDLAAEQVAPPEGRIDTLLRKLRAAVADSGYATIPGPDGVLRIAARVVVVTARNSAQEVRGVRVALSRAVGSAGAGVVAGVAGGSAAVEVTLAADYGEDLHALSARVRQAVADGVRRITGLDTTEITIVIDDVLR; encoded by the coding sequence ATGACCAGCGGCCGGTGGAACGGCGACGACGGCTCCGACGTGCTCGCCTGCGGCCGGGCCGTCGACGATCTCGTCGACCGGGTGGCCGACGGCCGGGCCCACCTGCGCGACGCCCACCAGCGCGAGTGCGTGCACTGCCAGGCCGCGCTCGCCGAGTACGCACGCCTGTGGGCCCCGGTCCAGGACCTCGCGGCCGAGCAGGTCGCCCCGCCGGAGGGCCGGATCGACACCCTGCTGCGCAAGCTCCGGGCGGCCGTGGCCGACTCCGGGTACGCGACCATCCCGGGTCCGGACGGCGTCCTGCGGATCGCCGCCCGCGTCGTCGTCGTGACCGCCCGGAACTCCGCGCAGGAGGTCCGCGGGGTCCGGGTGGCGCTGAGCCGCGCGGTCGGTTCGGCCGGGGCCGGGGTGGTCGCCGGCGTCGCCGGGGGCAGCGCCGCCGTCGAGGTGACGCTGGCCGCCGACTACGGCGAGGACCTGCACGCCCTGTCCGCGCGGGTACGTCAGGCCGTCGCCGACGGTGTCCGGCGGATCACCGGGCTCGACACCACCGAGATCACCATCGTCATCGACGACGTCCTGAGGTGA
- a CDS encoding ATP-grasp domain-containing protein: MPRSEPVSKDPQKGYVALLGWSLNAIEALDRFDRRYVVVAPEWAEDYCTEHEIPYVPWNFERLNDRSMEIAETLQERGVDVAIPLFEETVEWAGAINSVLMDNPRLFGQAMLLRDKALMKRRAQLGGIRVGIFEEAHDRDDVIRFLKRVNQTLLKLDGDPNDPIHLKAFDKAGCLGHRVIRTPDEVDTIPDEEFPVLMESHLDGWEFAVEAWVHNGKIKFLNISEYVTLGYSVFVPATPELEKYRPQITAQIEKLIKTFDIEFGFVHPEYFVTSDGEMYFGEVAYRPPGFKVFELLERAYGFNAYQALVLAFDPRTTEEEIDAFFPTEVVDAAGVAGCFGVYPRRRVVSDLQIPEATEDDDYYESHDLSAPLEETVTKRTAFGTHWGLLYFFGDDPYRMRDLLKKQEELDFYV; the protein is encoded by the coding sequence ATGCCTCGGTCCGAACCGGTGAGCAAGGACCCGCAGAAGGGCTATGTCGCCCTCCTCGGGTGGAGTTTGAATGCGATCGAGGCGCTCGACCGGTTCGATCGCAGATATGTGGTCGTCGCGCCGGAATGGGCCGAGGATTATTGCACCGAACATGAGATCCCCTATGTCCCCTGGAACTTCGAGCGGCTCAACGACCGCTCGATGGAGATCGCGGAGACGCTGCAGGAACGCGGCGTCGACGTCGCGATCCCGCTGTTCGAGGAGACCGTCGAGTGGGCCGGGGCGATCAACTCCGTCCTGATGGACAACCCCCGGCTGTTCGGGCAGGCCATGCTGCTGCGGGACAAGGCGCTGATGAAGCGCCGGGCCCAGCTCGGCGGCATCCGGGTCGGCATCTTCGAGGAGGCGCACGACCGGGACGACGTGATCCGGTTCCTCAAGCGGGTCAACCAGACCCTGTTGAAGCTCGACGGTGACCCGAACGACCCGATCCACCTCAAGGCGTTCGACAAGGCGGGGTGCCTCGGGCATCGCGTCATCCGCACGCCGGACGAGGTCGACACCATTCCGGACGAGGAGTTCCCGGTCCTCATGGAATCCCATCTCGACGGCTGGGAGTTCGCCGTCGAAGCGTGGGTGCACAACGGTAAGATCAAATTTCTCAACATCTCCGAGTACGTCACGCTCGGATATTCGGTGTTCGTCCCGGCGACCCCGGAGCTGGAGAAGTACCGGCCGCAGATCACGGCCCAGATCGAGAAGCTGATCAAGACCTTCGACATCGAGTTCGGCTTCGTGCACCCGGAGTACTTCGTCACCAGCGACGGCGAGATGTACTTCGGCGAGGTCGCCTACCGGCCGCCGGGCTTCAAGGTCTTCGAGCTGCTGGAGCGGGCCTACGGCTTCAACGCCTACCAGGCGCTGGTGCTGGCGTTCGACCCGAGGACGACGGAGGAGGAGATCGACGCCTTCTTCCCGACCGAGGTCGTCGACGCCGCGGGCGTCGCGGGCTGCTTCGGTGTGTACCCGCGCCGCCGGGTCGTCAGCGACCTGCAGATCCCCGAGGCGACCGAGGACGACGACTACTACGAGTCGCACGACCTCTCGGCGCCGCTGGAGGAGACGGTCACCAAGCGGACCGCGTTCGGCACGCACTGGGGCCTGCTGTACTTCTTCGGCGACGACCCGTACCGCATGCGCGACCTGTTGAAGAAGCAGGAAGAACTCGACTTCTACGTCTGA
- a CDS encoding DeoR/GlpR family DNA-binding transcription regulator, producing the protein MNRHERLTTLLDMLAEREGLDVDDVAAELGVSATTIRRDLDHLAEQQLLTRTHGGAVANDLAYDLPLRFRSARHAPEKQRISTAAAELVSSGAVVGLNGGTTTAGVARALAVRSDLTGAAGLTVVTNALNIANELAVRPNMKIVMTGGVARQSFELSGPLAGLVLENLSIDVVFLGVDALHPVDGAFAHHEGEAAVNRLMADRAERVVAVADSSKLGGRAFARICPIDRIHEVVTDTDADPEVVRTLEAHGIGVHRA; encoded by the coding sequence ATGAACCGGCACGAGCGGCTGACCACGCTGTTGGACATGCTCGCGGAGCGTGAGGGCCTCGACGTCGACGACGTCGCGGCCGAGCTGGGCGTGTCGGCCACGACCATCCGCCGCGACCTGGACCACCTCGCCGAGCAGCAGCTGCTCACCCGCACCCACGGCGGGGCCGTCGCCAACGACCTCGCCTACGACCTGCCGCTGCGCTTCCGGTCGGCCCGGCACGCCCCGGAGAAGCAGCGGATCAGCACCGCGGCCGCCGAGCTCGTGAGCAGCGGCGCGGTGGTGGGCCTCAACGGCGGGACGACCACCGCGGGCGTCGCGCGGGCGTTGGCCGTGCGCTCGGACCTCACCGGCGCGGCGGGACTGACGGTGGTGACGAACGCGCTCAACATCGCCAACGAGCTCGCCGTCCGGCCCAACATGAAGATCGTGATGACCGGTGGCGTGGCCCGGCAGTCGTTCGAGCTGAGCGGGCCGCTGGCCGGCCTGGTGCTGGAGAACCTGAGCATCGACGTCGTCTTCCTCGGGGTCGACGCGCTGCACCCGGTCGACGGGGCGTTCGCCCACCACGAGGGCGAGGCGGCCGTGAACCGGCTGATGGCCGACCGCGCCGAGCGGGTCGTCGCGGTCGCGGACAGCTCCAAGCTGGGGGGACGCGCCTTCGCCCGGATCTGCCCGATCGACCGGATCCACGAGGTGGTCACCGACACCGACGCCGATCCGGAGGTCGTCCGGACGCTGGAGGCGCACGGCATCGGGGTCCACCGGGCCTGA
- a CDS encoding AraC family transcriptional regulator, with protein sequence MELWNQAMDAIEEHLDHDVPIRDVAAVALTSEYQLRRVFSMLAGMPLSEYVRRRRMTVAASAVCEGNEAVQDIAVRFGYSSADAFARAFRNVHGIGPEQARRPGAVLRSQPRLSFHLTVEGRTDMQYRIVEKPAFNVVGRKTRSTVAYEGVNPDADRLVRSLSDADWELFEELSDQEPRGDISVWDDVDGAGGAEGTEAEYYIGVATSRAAPSGFDVLDVPPHSWAVFATSGAFPQALHSLWRSVGGEWLPANPYELVPAPSLVRATYHDENGAHADFELWLAVRPRPAP encoded by the coding sequence ATGGAGCTGTGGAACCAGGCGATGGACGCCATCGAGGAACATCTCGACCACGACGTTCCCATCCGGGACGTGGCCGCGGTGGCCCTCACCTCGGAGTACCAACTTCGCCGCGTCTTTTCCATGCTGGCAGGGATGCCGCTCTCGGAGTACGTCCGCCGCCGACGAATGACCGTCGCGGCCAGTGCGGTGTGCGAAGGGAACGAGGCAGTGCAGGACATCGCCGTCCGGTTCGGCTACTCCTCGGCGGATGCCTTCGCCCGCGCGTTCCGCAACGTGCACGGGATCGGGCCCGAGCAGGCACGTCGCCCGGGTGCGGTGCTGCGGTCACAGCCCCGTCTGTCCTTTCACCTCACCGTCGAAGGGAGAACGGACATGCAGTACCGCATCGTCGAGAAGCCGGCGTTCAACGTGGTGGGTCGCAAGACCCGATCCACCGTCGCCTACGAGGGTGTCAACCCCGACGCCGACCGGCTCGTCCGCTCACTGTCAGATGCCGACTGGGAGCTGTTCGAGGAGCTGTCGGACCAGGAGCCGCGCGGCGACATCTCGGTCTGGGACGACGTCGACGGGGCGGGCGGGGCCGAGGGCACCGAGGCCGAGTACTACATCGGGGTGGCCACCAGCCGGGCTGCCCCCAGCGGGTTCGACGTTCTCGACGTTCCACCGCACTCCTGGGCGGTGTTCGCCACCTCCGGAGCGTTCCCACAGGCGCTGCACTCTCTCTGGCGCTCTGTCGGTGGCGAATGGCTACCCGCCAATCCCTACGAGCTGGTGCCCGCACCATCGCTCGTCCGGGCGACCTACCACGACGAGAACGGGGCTCACGCCGACTTCGAACTCTGGCTCGCTGTCCGGCCCAGACCGGCCCCGTGA
- a CDS encoding VOC family protein: MKITASGVSLNVDDVEASASFLTDHFGFVTEMSADGFASLTRDDVGMSVIFLRRGLPTQPDDQRDDHAIGQILAFTVEDLEGELARLQAEGVTITMPLTSEEWGERAFQVRDPNGIIVQLVDWNAPVTTA, translated from the coding sequence ATGAAGATCACTGCCAGCGGTGTGTCCCTCAACGTCGACGACGTCGAGGCGTCGGCATCGTTCCTGACCGACCACTTCGGATTCGTCACCGAGATGTCCGCCGACGGCTTCGCCTCGCTCACCCGCGACGACGTCGGCATGAGCGTGATCTTCCTGCGCCGCGGTCTCCCCACGCAGCCGGACGACCAGCGCGACGACCACGCGATCGGCCAGATCCTCGCCTTCACCGTCGAGGACCTGGAGGGTGAGCTGGCCCGACTCCAGGCCGAGGGCGTGACCATCACGATGCCCCTGACCAGCGAAGAGTGGGGCGAGCGCGCGTTCCAGGTGCGGGACCCCAACGGGATCATCGTCCAGCTGGTCGACTGGAACGCTCCGGTCACCACGGCCTGA
- the topA gene encoding type I DNA topoisomerase, with amino-acid sequence MIVESPSKAKKIQPYLGNDYVVESSVGHIRDLPRGAADVPAKYKGESWARLGVDVDNQFSPLYIVTPEKKSTVSELREALKTVDELLLATDPDREGEAIAWHLLETLKPKVPVRRMVFHEITESAIRAAAENTRELDQDLVDAQETRRILDRLYGYEVSPVLWKKVMPKLSAGRVQSVVTRLVVQRERDRIAFRSAEYWDISATLDAGAEATPRTFGARLVQVDERRVATGRDFDSLGTLKKSDGVVVLDEAGARRLAEGLQDRPLQVSSVEAKPYSRKPYAPFTTSTLQQEAGRKLRFSSERTMRGAQRLYENGYITYMRTDSTTLSDTAIQAARAQARELYGDAYVADKPRQYTRKVKNAQEAHEAIRPAGESFRTPGSIAREVDGDDFRLYELIWQRTIASQMNDARGTTVSVRISGTAGTGEEVVLASSGRTITFPGFLKAYVETVDDGSKEQADDAESRLPELTEGQALTATELNPDGHSTSPPSRYTEPALVKVMEELGIGRPSTYASTIKTILDRGYVWKKGSALVPSWVAFAVVGLMEAHFGQLVDYDFTAAMEDDLDSIASGTDSRVHWLSGFYFGSDGADTGSEIAKAGGLKKLVGSNLEEIDARTINSIKMFSDAQDREVVVRVGRYGPYLERMVEGESQRANLPDDLPPDELSEEIAEKLFSVPQEGRKLGADPVTGHEIVAKEGRFGPYVTELLPEPEVPEGSKKKPVKPKPRTGSLFKSMAVDTLTLDDALKLLSLPRVVGKDPDSGDEITAQNGRYGPYLKKGTDSRSLADEEQLFTVTLEEALELYKQPKQRGRGRGAAQPPLRELGEDPSTSKKMVIKDGRFGPYVTDGETNASLRKGDEVEALTDERASELLAERRAKAPVKKKPAARKTTAAKKPAAAKSTAAKKPAAPRTRKTPTT; translated from the coding sequence GTGATCGTCGAGTCGCCGAGCAAGGCCAAGAAGATCCAGCCCTACCTGGGCAACGACTACGTCGTGGAGTCCTCGGTCGGCCACATCCGCGACCTCCCGCGCGGCGCCGCCGACGTCCCGGCGAAGTACAAGGGCGAGTCCTGGGCCCGCCTGGGCGTCGACGTCGACAACCAGTTCAGCCCGCTCTACATCGTGACGCCGGAGAAGAAGAGCACCGTCTCCGAGCTGCGCGAGGCCCTCAAGACGGTCGACGAGCTGTTGCTCGCGACGGACCCCGACCGCGAGGGCGAGGCCATCGCCTGGCACCTGCTGGAGACCCTCAAGCCGAAGGTCCCGGTCCGCCGGATGGTCTTCCACGAGATCACCGAGTCCGCGATCCGGGCCGCCGCGGAGAACACCCGCGAGCTCGACCAGGACCTGGTCGACGCCCAGGAGACCCGCCGCATCCTGGACCGGCTCTACGGCTACGAGGTGTCCCCCGTGCTGTGGAAGAAGGTCATGCCGAAGCTCTCGGCGGGCCGGGTGCAGTCCGTGGTCACCCGGCTGGTCGTGCAGCGCGAGCGGGACCGGATCGCGTTCCGTTCCGCCGAGTACTGGGACATCTCCGCCACGCTCGACGCCGGTGCCGAGGCCACCCCGCGCACCTTCGGCGCGCGGCTCGTGCAGGTCGACGAGCGCCGGGTCGCGACCGGCCGGGACTTCGACTCGCTGGGCACGCTGAAGAAGTCCGACGGCGTCGTCGTCCTCGACGAGGCCGGCGCCCGCCGGCTGGCCGAGGGACTGCAGGACCGGCCGCTGCAGGTCTCCTCGGTCGAGGCGAAGCCCTACAGCCGCAAGCCGTACGCGCCGTTCACCACGTCCACGCTGCAGCAGGAGGCCGGCCGCAAGCTGCGGTTCTCCTCCGAGCGCACCATGCGCGGGGCGCAGCGGCTGTACGAGAACGGCTACATCACCTACATGCGTACGGACTCGACCACGCTGTCCGACACCGCGATCCAGGCCGCCAGGGCGCAGGCCAGGGAGCTGTACGGGGACGCCTACGTCGCCGACAAGCCGCGCCAGTACACCCGCAAGGTGAAGAACGCCCAGGAGGCACACGAGGCGATCCGCCCCGCGGGAGAGTCGTTCCGGACGCCGGGCTCCATCGCCCGTGAGGTCGACGGCGACGACTTCCGCCTCTACGAGCTGATCTGGCAGCGGACCATCGCGTCGCAGATGAACGACGCCCGCGGCACCACCGTCAGCGTCCGGATCAGCGGGACCGCAGGCACCGGCGAGGAGGTCGTCCTCGCCTCGTCCGGGCGCACCATCACCTTCCCCGGGTTCCTCAAGGCCTACGTCGAGACCGTCGACGACGGCTCGAAGGAGCAGGCCGACGACGCCGAGTCCCGGCTGCCCGAGCTCACCGAGGGCCAGGCGCTCACCGCGACCGAGCTGAACCCGGACGGGCACTCCACCAGCCCACCGTCGCGCTACACCGAGCCGGCGCTGGTCAAGGTCATGGAGGAGCTGGGCATCGGCCGGCCGTCGACCTACGCGTCGACGATCAAGACGATCCTGGACCGGGGCTACGTCTGGAAGAAGGGCTCCGCGCTCGTCCCGTCCTGGGTGGCGTTCGCCGTCGTCGGGCTGATGGAGGCGCACTTCGGCCAGCTCGTCGACTACGACTTCACGGCCGCGATGGAGGACGACCTGGACTCCATCGCGTCGGGCACCGACTCCCGGGTGCACTGGCTCAGCGGGTTCTACTTCGGTTCCGACGGCGCCGACACCGGCTCGGAGATCGCGAAGGCCGGCGGGTTGAAGAAGCTGGTCGGCTCCAACCTGGAGGAGATCGACGCCCGCACGATCAACTCGATCAAGATGTTCTCCGACGCGCAGGACCGCGAGGTCGTCGTGCGGGTCGGGCGCTACGGGCCGTACCTGGAGCGGATGGTCGAGGGCGAGTCCCAGCGCGCGAACCTGCCCGACGACCTGCCGCCGGACGAGCTGTCCGAGGAGATCGCCGAGAAGCTGTTCTCGGTGCCGCAGGAGGGACGCAAGCTCGGCGCCGACCCGGTGACCGGGCACGAGATCGTCGCGAAGGAGGGCCGGTTCGGCCCCTACGTGACCGAGCTCCTGCCCGAGCCGGAGGTCCCCGAGGGCAGCAAGAAGAAGCCGGTCAAGCCGAAGCCGCGGACCGGATCGCTGTTCAAGTCGATGGCCGTCGACACCCTCACCCTCGACGACGCGCTGAAGCTGCTGTCGCTGCCACGCGTCGTCGGGAAGGACCCGGACTCCGGCGACGAGATCACCGCGCAGAACGGCCGCTACGGCCCGTACCTCAAGAAGGGCACCGACTCGCGGTCGCTCGCCGACGAGGAGCAGCTGTTCACGGTGACCCTCGAGGAGGCGCTGGAGCTCTACAAGCAGCCCAAGCAGCGCGGCCGGGGCCGGGGTGCGGCCCAGCCGCCGCTGCGCGAGCTCGGTGAGGACCCGTCGACCAGCAAGAAGATGGTCATCAAGGACGGCCGGTTCGGCCCGTACGTGACCGACGGCGAGACCAACGCCAGCCTCCGCAAGGGCGACGAGGTCGAGGCGCTCACCGACGAGCGCGCCTCGGAACTGCTGGCCGAGCGGCGCGCCAAGGCCCCGGTCAAGAAGAAGCCGGCCGCGCGGAAGACCACCGCCGCCAAGAAGCCCGCCGCGGCCAAGAGCACCGCCGCCAAGAAGCCCGCGGCCCCGAGAACCCGCAAGACCCCCACCACCTGA
- a CDS encoding RNA polymerase sigma factor encodes MSAERGGLDAAADDWLIRKAAGGSMDAYEVLIRRHRDRIYRIALRMLGDTHDAEDVAQDVVLQLWTALAGFAGDSLFTTWLYRIVVNRCINLINRRPRHEPLLDPDLLAAPGADASAEARHRARAALAAVTELPPDLRAPVVLVDVEQLSYREVAAILDVSEATVRGRLHRARRQLLHTLREWS; translated from the coding sequence GTGAGCGCGGAGAGGGGCGGGCTCGACGCCGCCGCGGACGACTGGCTGATCCGCAAGGCCGCCGGGGGTTCCATGGACGCCTACGAGGTGCTCATCCGGCGGCACCGCGACCGGATCTACCGCATCGCGCTGCGCATGCTCGGCGACACCCACGACGCGGAGGACGTCGCCCAGGACGTCGTGCTCCAGCTGTGGACGGCACTGGCCGGCTTCGCCGGGGACAGCCTGTTCACCACGTGGCTGTACCGGATCGTCGTCAACCGGTGCATCAACCTGATCAACCGGCGGCCGCGGCACGAACCGCTGCTCGACCCCGACCTGCTCGCCGCCCCGGGGGCGGACGCGAGCGCCGAGGCCCGGCACCGGGCCAGGGCGGCGCTCGCGGCCGTCACCGAACTGCCCCCGGACCTGCGCGCACCGGTGGTACTCGTCGACGTCGAGCAGCTCAGCTACCGCGAGGTGGCGGCGATCCTCGACGTGTCCGAGGCGACGGTCCGCGGACGGCTGCACCGGGCCCGGCGCCAGCTCCTCCACACCCTGCGGGAGTGGTCATGA
- a CDS encoding metallophosphoesterase → MAAGTVATGAAGLGYAAGIERRHWTLRRVELPVLAPGARPLRILHLSDLHLTPGQRSKIRWVASLNALDPHLVIDTGDNLAHPDAVPGVLAALGPLLDRPGAFVFGSNDYYGPTPKNPARYLRRGSGHRSHGAPLPWEDLRAAFREHGWVDATHDRHLLEVDGRRVRIAGVDDPHLHLDRYRKIAGHDADADLRLGLTHSPEPRVLDGFAADGYDLVLAGHTHGGQLRLPGYGAIVTNCGIDRTRARGTSRWGSHTRLHVSAGLGTSPYAPVRFACPPEASLLTLVAAPTSADAGRGTRAQAGRGVG, encoded by the coding sequence ATGGCCGCCGGAACCGTCGCGACCGGGGCCGCCGGTCTCGGCTACGCGGCCGGGATCGAGCGGCGGCACTGGACGCTGCGCCGCGTGGAGCTGCCGGTGCTCGCGCCCGGGGCGCGCCCGCTGCGGATCCTGCACCTGTCCGACCTGCACCTCACCCCCGGTCAGCGGAGCAAGATCCGCTGGGTCGCCTCGCTGAACGCGCTGGACCCGCACCTGGTGATCGACACCGGGGACAACCTCGCGCACCCGGACGCGGTCCCCGGCGTCCTCGCCGCCCTCGGCCCGCTGCTGGACCGGCCCGGCGCGTTCGTCTTCGGCAGCAACGACTACTACGGGCCGACGCCGAAGAACCCGGCCCGCTACCTGCGCCGCGGCAGCGGGCACCGGTCGCACGGCGCGCCGCTGCCCTGGGAGGACCTGCGCGCCGCGTTCCGGGAGCACGGCTGGGTCGACGCCACGCACGACCGGCACCTGCTGGAGGTCGACGGCCGCCGCGTCCGGATCGCCGGGGTCGACGACCCGCACCTGCACCTGGACCGCTACCGCAAGATCGCCGGGCACGACGCCGACGCCGACCTCCGCCTCGGCCTGACCCACTCCCCCGAACCCCGGGTGCTGGACGGCTTCGCCGCCGACGGGTACGACCTCGTCCTCGCCGGGCACACGCACGGCGGGCAGCTGCGGCTGCCGGGCTACGGCGCGATCGTCACGAACTGCGGCATCGACCGCACCCGGGCCCGCGGGACGAGCCGCTGGGGCAGCCACACCCGGCTGCACGTCTCGGCCGGTCTGGGCACCTCCCCGTACGCGCCGGTGCGCTTCGCCTGCCCGCCCGAGGCGTCCCTGCTGACCCTCGTCGCGGCCCCGACCAGCGCCGACGCCGGGAGGGGAACCCGCGCGCAGGCCGGGCGGGGCGTCGGGTAG
- a CDS encoding STAS domain-containing protein: MSTTMAGDQLHAPDAGPRTPDVRTRISRIPPWRPRPDLIAGELQVHVLQRPGDRVVLRLFGGVDVVAAPQLAVLLCQSIVRSGCVLLDLADVDFVDSSGRSALLAALDRAERSGRHLRLSTRLSPDVRRPLAASGTLLRFEEGDLGAGCARHPKPGTGRRGGSP; the protein is encoded by the coding sequence GTGAGCACCACGATGGCCGGCGATCAGCTCCACGCCCCGGACGCAGGACCCCGCACCCCGGACGTCCGCACCCGGATCTCCCGGATCCCGCCGTGGCGACCGCGGCCCGACCTGATTGCCGGGGAGCTGCAGGTGCACGTCCTGCAGCGGCCGGGCGACCGGGTGGTGCTGCGGCTGTTCGGCGGGGTCGACGTCGTCGCGGCACCGCAGCTGGCCGTGCTGCTGTGCCAGTCGATCGTCCGGTCCGGCTGCGTGCTGCTCGACCTGGCCGACGTGGACTTCGTCGACTCCTCCGGCCGGTCGGCGCTGCTGGCCGCGCTGGACCGGGCGGAACGCTCCGGGCGGCACCTGCGGCTGTCGACCCGGCTGTCCCCGGACGTCCGGCGCCCGCTCGCCGCGAGCGGGACGCTGCTCCGCTTCGAGGAGGGCGATCTCGGGGCCGGCTGCGCGCGGCACCCGAAGCCGGGAACGGGGCGCCGGGGCGGATCACCCTGA
- a CDS encoding DUF4287 domain-containing protein, with the protein MSGFQTYLDNAEAQTGVTPRQFLELARERDLTTAKVGEVVAWLKADHGLGHGHAANLAQLITKGPDAVAARYNNGEPLRLDGRGTDA; encoded by the coding sequence ATGAGCGGATTCCAGACCTATCTCGACAACGCCGAGGCGCAGACCGGGGTCACCCCGCGGCAGTTCCTGGAGCTGGCCCGGGAGCGTGATCTCACCACGGCCAAGGTCGGCGAGGTCGTCGCCTGGCTCAAGGCGGACCACGGCCTGGGGCACGGGCACGCGGCGAACCTCGCGCAGCTGATCACCAAGGGCCCGGACGCCGTCGCGGCGCGCTACAACAACGGCGAGCCGCTGCGGCTGGACGGGCGCGGCACGGACGCGTGA
- a CDS encoding TetR/AcrR family transcriptional regulator, whose product MPRRNPSPSAREQELLELAYGHVCRYGLADVSLRPLAAAIGSSTRVLTFLFGSKDGLVRALLARARADERALLDRLRAEDPGPAGPEGVAERLWTWLSAEEHRALLRLWAESYARSLVEPDGPWAGFARAAVTDWLDLLALAQSQAERDTPAGAARRTAVLALLRGALLDLLATGDRERTTAAVVRGLRGAPAEPPDGPG is encoded by the coding sequence GTGCCGCGCCGGAACCCGAGCCCGTCGGCTCGCGAGCAGGAACTGCTGGAGCTGGCCTACGGACACGTCTGCCGGTACGGCCTGGCGGACGTGTCGCTGCGTCCGCTGGCTGCCGCGATCGGGTCCAGCACCCGGGTGCTGACGTTCCTGTTCGGGAGCAAGGACGGGCTCGTCCGGGCCCTGCTGGCCCGGGCGCGGGCCGACGAGCGTGCGCTGCTCGACCGGCTGCGCGCGGAGGATCCCGGTCCGGCCGGGCCGGAGGGCGTCGCCGAACGGCTGTGGACCTGGCTCTCGGCCGAGGAACACCGGGCGCTGCTGCGGCTGTGGGCGGAGAGCTACGCGCGGTCCCTCGTGGAGCCGGACGGTCCGTGGGCGGGGTTCGCCCGGGCGGCCGTCACGGACTGGCTGGATCTGCTCGCCCTCGCCCAGTCGCAGGCCGAGCGTGACACCCCGGCCGGCGCCGCCCGGCGCACCGCCGTGCTCGCCCTGCTGCGCGGCGCGCTGCTCGACCTGCTGGCGACCGGGGACCGTGAGCGCACCACCGCCGCGGTCGTCAGGGGGCTCCGCGGCGCACCGGCGGAGCCCCCTGACGGTCCCGGCTGA
- a CDS encoding GNAT family N-acetyltransferase yields MDVATPSGAVVRRLGRPGDLGWVVMAHGELYCAEFGWNGDFEALVARIVAGFANDHDPAREAAWIAELDGRRIGCVFCVATDDPATAKLRTLLVDPAGRGHGIGRRLVEECVGFARAAGYRRMTLWTNDVLGSARRIYEATGFALVEQEEHHSFGHDLVGQTWAREL; encoded by the coding sequence GTGGACGTCGCGACACCGTCCGGAGCCGTCGTGCGCCGGCTCGGCCGACCGGGCGATCTCGGCTGGGTGGTCATGGCCCACGGCGAGCTGTACTGCGCCGAGTTCGGCTGGAACGGCGACTTCGAGGCGCTGGTGGCCCGGATCGTGGCCGGGTTCGCGAACGACCACGACCCGGCCCGCGAGGCCGCGTGGATCGCCGAGCTCGACGGCCGCCGGATCGGCTGCGTGTTCTGCGTCGCCACCGACGACCCGGCGACCGCGAAGCTGCGCACCCTGCTCGTCGACCCCGCCGGGCGCGGGCACGGGATCGGGCGCCGCCTGGTCGAGGAGTGCGTGGGGTTCGCCCGCGCGGCGGGGTACCGGCGGATGACCCTGTGGACGAACGACGTGCTCGGATCGGCCCGGAGGATCTACGAGGCGACCGGGTTCGCACTCGTCGAGCAGGAGGAGCACCACAGCTTCGGTCACGACCTGGTCGGCCAGACCTGGGCACGGGAGCTGTGA